tatagtatgtaatatataacacgtaaaaactaaatttatagtaatatataatgttttaatgtaaatatttaaaaaaatgttaaaatgtttatataaaaattatataaagatatatataggCGGGCCTAAAATGGACTTCGGCTAGTCATTTACAAATATGGGTAGACTTGGACAAAACTTTAGACTTATATTTTGGACTGAGCTGAGCTTGAATAAACATAAAGTGTATTGATCTCAACCCGAACCCGGCCCGACTAATAAACACCTCTAAGTAATAGtgtgataaatacaatataaaatatcCAAACATGCCTATATTAAACTACAAAATAGCTCTTGTTGATATCGTGATACAGCAAAAAGGAGACACGAAGGAGGATGTGATGGTGGTCACGGAGGCCGGTTCACCCAATCAGGGCGGAGAGCCGGTGGTTACAAAGAATGAGGGGGAGGAAAGTTTGAAGGCTAAATGCTAAGAGTAAGTTGGCAGAGTATAGACTTAGTATGCTGAAGAGTTTAACCTCTCTTCCTCGTTATTGGAGGTATTTATAGGCGGGGTCTCGTGGAAGATGGTGTTAATGTGCTGGACCTACCATCTAACCATCATTATGAAACATGTGGGATGGATGTCTTCGAAAGGATGAGAATGTCTGTGATGGGATAGATCCTGTCATTCCTAATTTGGCGGTATGGAGCAGTTAAACCCGACCAACGACATCATGTTCATAATAGAAGGACGAGGGCCTGGAGTAGCGGGTGGTTCTTGCTTGTCTAGGTGATTAGGACGGGAGGTGAAGCTCGAGGGTGACCTTCTGATTAGTAACTAATGGATTTGTTGTTCAAGTGTCCTTATTTGGATAGAGGAATATAACAAGTCTTATATTATGagattgaataattaatttaattatataatttgattttctttattgtgcTTAATTAGAATAGAAGGATGAGGTTGCTATAACAAGTTTTAATTTGTAAGTCATTTATTTGTTCTTATATTTTCGCATAGAGATGTCTATGAACTGGATCAGATAGTAGcttaattttctaaaagattCAAGCTTAATCTCGACACGTTCAAAAAGCTCATGAtactgtttaaaaataataaaatatttttatatttttataattaaaatcaaataaaaataagaataattacaCAACAATGGAAGAATCagttgaaatgaaaatgagaaagaaaaaacatgTTATGCAAGAATCAACTGAAATAGACAGGACATTTCTTGTTTCTCCAAGTCGGCAAGATCGTTCCATCGGGTCCAACAGCAACATCGCAATTAACATGCAGCTTATGATGTTTAGTATCCCACGTAGTAACCTTAAATCTAATCACCGACGTTATCTCCAATCGGAAAATCACCGTCCCTTGTTGCCTAGCATCCATAAACTCCTTCCAACGGTTACTATTCACCGTCAACGTCGCCGCACCAAACGTACTGTACACGATCGTAGTCGTCTTCGGTTCTTGGTAAAAAGGGTCCATTAACGGAGCCGACCCGATTTGTTGATCCTTATAAAAAACTGACCCGACCATGGAATCGTAGTAGATTCCAATGTGTGGATTAGAGTTCCTGTCTGTCACGTTAAACGTTATTTGAGCGTTCTCGAACCCCGAAGGTTGAGACAGACCAGGAAcaatgaaatcaacaatatgAAACCTAGGACGATGAGGACGTAAACTAAGCCATAAAATGAACAACACAATGCcaacaaataaaagaagagaCAAGAATATGGTACATAAAATCTTGATGACTCGATTGGTAAAGCTTTCGCGAACACGGTGTGCGTAATAACGGGCAGTGTGGTGGCGTTTGATGGGTTGAGGTTGCGCTTGCGCTTGCGCTTGCGCTTGCGGGGTTGGTTGGTTCGGGTAGTCTTGTAGGGTGTACCGGATCGGCAACCTGTCGGAACGGgccattttttcttttcgagaAGGTTTTCGGAGACGATTTTTGGGCGATGAAACGGAAAGTGTTGCTTTTGTAGTGGCCAATTACGTGATCTACAAGGAATTTGATGTCTTTTTGCATGGGGAAAAGAAAGGAATATAAGGCCCTTGTTTATTTGGAGTTTGGGTGCAACTTTGGTGCTtataatcattaattagaacaacgatatatgtatatatatatatatatatatatatatataatgatatagGAATTGCCAACTTGAAGGTATAAAGGTATCTTTGCTGCGTATAGGAACTGAAAAGTATGCGTACAATTTGGATAAAGAATAAAGTTCATATACTATTTGGTTCATGAGtttcgttttattttcaatttagtccttaagtttTTTTGGTCCCAGTTTGGTATCtaagtttggtttcaatattcaaattggtatctgatttttataattttgatactTGAATTTTTTGTCACCTGATTTTGGCTTCTGTGTTCAGTTTGGTAcatgattatttttttactagagCGCACGTGTCAAATATTCATTGGGCCACATAATTCCATTTGGTTTgagtactaaattgaatattaaaccaaactcaaataccaaatagaacataaaaatcaaacttagataccaaatgatttattaacCCTAGAGAATCTGGTTTTCAAATTATTAGGTGGCAgaaaatttgtttattgtttaaattataaatattctaaTATGGGTGGAATATGATTTTAACATACTTTACAACTacattcatatttaataaatatattatgtttttgtttaaaactgTGATTCGGGCGAATTAATGTACGATATcgttatgttttatgtttattaaagtttgattcaattcaaaatttaagcttaaaattttgctcaaactCGTCTGTATTTGTAAATACTAATTCAATCTCGTTTTAGGCTAgatcatatatatgtatgttttaagatatatattgttttaaatttaataactatttttttatacgAATGCCTAGAATTACCCACAATACCTCCCCAaaccttaaataggaggatcaAACGCGTCTGAGCGTGTTCGAACCCACATCCTTCTGCACTGGCAACATTAATGCTTATGCTAACCGACTTAAGACTcaatcaataatatttaatattttagattatttttcttttgttagaaatttaattttagagaacatattttttaatgtttacatagtatttttattattctatatttaatttaatgtgatataatatataaaaataaaatatatattataaatcgATCTCGGACCGTGAATATTAAAGTCCAACcttaactattattttaaacagATTCAAGCCCATTTTCGGACCTCATACTTTTATCCAAGCGCTTCCATATTTCAGATACGCTTTGGAGCTTGAGTGAAATCCGCTCCATAAATAGGtctactaaaattcaaatacgagcatttatatctttcattatttttaggtTGAGGCCTCCTACTAgcaaaaaacatgaaaatagcCCATTAATATTTTGGGTCTTATTACTCATTGGGACCAATAATGTCTAGTCTTTGGGCTACAATGTTTGTATATACGATTTGTACCAAGGTTGAGTTCTACAATTTGTATTTAATATCGTGTTTAACATATGAATACGAAGAcatgacttttaaaaaattttctaatatataaaaaaatatttacgaaataCGATAATATTCATCTTAAACAAGTAACTAATGACAAATATTTACGGCGAGATTCCTAttctatcttttatatatatatatatataatgtttaaaattaccAATAGTCCCTGTTAATCCTAGGAGGATAATAtgcttcaacgcactcgaacccatATTTTCTTACACTGACAACAATATCGATACCTattgagctaagactcaatcgataAAATTTccgtttattttaaaattaaactatttggTCATATATACAATTTGCGTAAGTGTTGGCtcaattattttactttattgaCTTATAGGCATATGTGGTGTTACTGCTATATTAGATAGAAGATAATCCACTTGGTTGGTTCAGATTTCAAAGTTTGGACTTTCATGATAGGCGTCTATTTATCAATGGTaaattgaaattgtattttaaaaatatggatTAATGCACTATTTGGTacttatatttagttttaatatttaatttggtacctGAGTTTTTTGTCCTAATTTAGCATTTAAGtttggcttcaatgttcaatttggtacctgagTTTTTTCAAATTGATACTCAAGTTTTTCTTTGTCCCAAAGTTTgacttcaatgttcaatttggaCTACATGATATTGTTTGGTTTGGGTATCAAATTGAACACtgaaaccaaatataaataccaaatggtatattaaccctaaaaatattaatacatatcCCTTTTGCACATTTACTCAATAATGttataaaaacactaaaaatattaaaataaatgtttccccagcaaattgaaaatacaaaagaaaaagtatatAGGCATGTGATTCGCACcgagcccgggccaaaaaaattaTGCCCGATGCCCAATTCATTTAGAAAAAGgggccttattttttgtccaaacccatttttcggaTTTATATAATTTCCTACTTTTCGAACAAGCCTTCGAACCTAAACGAGTGACCTGACCCATGATTATATCTAATTGCAtgcattaatatatataaattga
This genomic stretch from Gossypium raimondii isolate GPD5lz chromosome 6, ASM2569854v1, whole genome shotgun sequence harbors:
- the LOC105772404 gene encoding NDR1/HIN1-like protein 26, which produces MARSDRLPIRYTLQDYPNQPTPQAQAQAQAQPQPIKRHHTARYYAHRVRESFTNRVIKILCTIFLSLLLFVGIVLFILWLSLRPHRPRFHIVDFIVPGLSQPSGFENAQITFNVTDRNSNPHIGIYYDSMVGSVFYKDQQIGSAPLMDPFYQEPKTTTIVYSTFGAATLTVNSNRWKEFMDARQQGTVIFRLEITSVIRFKVTTWDTKHHKLHVNCDVAVGPDGTILPTWRNKKCPVYFS